The genomic region TCAATGGCAACTTGCCGAAGCTGTTCAACCGCGCGAGCACCTAAAGCACTGCCATAACTTACAAAACCGACTGGTTTTCTATTCCATTCCATATATATCACATCCATTGCGTTTTTGAGAACCGCAGGATAGCCATGATTATATTCTGGAGTTACTATAATGAAAGCATCCCCATCATTAATTTTTTCTGACCATTCCTTCACTACTTCATTTGGATATTGTCTCTTTGCCATCGAAGGTGATATTGCTTCATTAAAAAATGGCATCGGATAATCGCGCAGATCTAGGAGCTCAGCTTCCACATCTTTCAGCTTCTTTATTTCCTCAAAAATCCACTGTGCCGGTTTTTCGCTGAAACGATTTTGCCTCGTGCTACCAATAATGACTTTAATTTTAATAGTTCTCATATTATTCATTTCCTCCTTGATTTGTTGTTATAAAATTTTTGTTTTTGA from Candidatus Anstonellales archaeon harbors:
- a CDS encoding NAD(P)H-dependent oxidoreductase, translated to MRTIKIKVIIGSTRQNRFSEKPAQWIFEEIKKLKDVEAELLDLRDYPMPFFNEAISPSMAKRQYPNEVVKEWSEKINDGDAFIIVTPEYNHGYPAVLKNAMDVIYMEWNRKPVGFVSYGSALGARAVEQLRQVAIELQMVPIRNSIHIPVDIFFATMMGKGPQGSEMFEQMRKSPMGDPVERFLNELLWWGRVLKIARTESV